TATGTAGTCTTTTACATACTTTAGGGCAAAGCTCAGATTCCACCTTCAGAATACTGTGCCTGTTTTGCTGGAATCTACTCATTAGGTATAACCTTATGTCCTCAAGCTGCAAATAGGAAAAACCCACAATTCAGTGCATGCAACAGTGTATACAGGTaaccaaaatccaaataataatCCAAATAATAAGCATACCATGCTAATGATGGGTTTCCCCCTGAATTTGAGTATCCTACTATTGAAACTCTCACACATGTTGTTGATTGTGTCAGTCAATGCATCAGTTCTGAACATGTGTCTAGCCCATACTGTTGTGGTATGTCCCTTCAACCAATTATATGCACCCTCTTCAACCTCCTTCATCTCATTCCTTACCCTTTCAAAGTCATGTGCATATGTGGCGTTAGCTTTCCAAAACAGCTCCTAATCGGTATGCCAGGATGCTTCTTCCTCGGATTGTTGTACAAATGTCTACAACAAATTCTATGCTCATATTGTGGCCAATTATACGCAAATGCACACTTTTGACCCTTGCTAAGAAAATCAACAGTGGTTAGCATGTATACATATTTCACTACTTGTTGAATGTActtaagttaaaaaaatgagCATGTTTTGGAGATACCTTTTGCTGGTCAGATATGAATGTCCACCTCTTCTCATCACCAATGTTTGCTAGCAGCAAATTTATAAACCAAATCCATGAGTCCTTGGTTTCAGCTTCCGCCACTGCAACTGCTAGAGGGAAATATTCTTCATTAGGGTCTCTGGCAATTGCAACCATTAGCTGGCCCCCTATCTTGGTTTTTAGGTGACAAGCATCCAACCCAATTATTGGCCTACAACCTACCCTGAACCCTTGCTTACACCCGGACAGAGATGTACGGTCTCTAAAATAAGGTAGACCACCTGTAAGTCCATCTCGGCGGCCAAGTCACCTTCATTGAATGTGTGTGTCTTCATTACAAGCATTTGTCTTGCCGGGGCTGGATCTCCTTAGTTCTGCACAATAATCCCACAGTTTATTGTACTAATCTATAAAAGACCCATCAACAAACTCCTGAGCCTTTTCCCTAGCCCTACTAGCTTTTCTTGCACTGATATTCACAACATACTTCTCATGCACAACCTCTTGAATGTCCCTTAGCTTAATATCAGGTTGCCTCTTCACCTTCTTCATCAACTTCTTTGCAAGGAACTTGGCGGAACACCTTGGGTTTTGTAGCTCCTAGTGCATGTGTGCTCCAAGTTCGAGTCCTTAGCTACCCATTTCATCTCCCTTGGTAGCTTTGCAAGGTAAGCTGAAAACTTACAGGGAGGTTGGCATTTAACTCTAACCCTAACAGCATCATTCTTCACAAACTTCACCCCCCATCCACCTTTCACAGCATACTCAGTCATAGCATCCTTGAACTGCTTAGATGAGGTAAATAACATGTACTTCTCAAATACCAAGTGTTCAGGATTGGAAACTCGATCTAAACACAAGTGGAACTTCTTCCTCCTTCGACATTCTTCACAACTCTTTCATTGACGGTAGCACCACCCTCACATCATGccatcatcaccatcaccatgAAACTCACCATCGGATGATGACTCACTTAGGCTCAGCAACTCCTCGGTTTAACCGTGTAGTCGAGTTCATCTCCCATCCCCCATCGATCGGACATGTGCATCATTGTATCACTATCCTTGCTTGCACTATCTTCACCCACATATCTTTGGTTGGGGGTCCATTGATCTTACCCCTTCTACATCAACCGTCCCAGACTGTCATTGCTATCAGTGGTGACAGCCCCATCCTGTTGTGGTTCCTCAACAATTGGTTCCTTCCCTGGTCTCTTGCACCCAAGTGTTTCCACTTCACCATCACTGCCACCATCCCTACCATCAGCACTGCAACCAGCCCTACCATCAGCACTGCCACCATCCCTACCACTAGCACTGCCACCATCATCCCAGTCATCATCATTCTCAGAATTAGAACCATCGTAATAACCATCAAAAGGATGATCAGGTTCACTAGAGCTGAAATTCTCAGAATCACTAACAAACAAAGGGTCATTATAATCAGCCTGTACAACAACATCCAGAGGCAAACCATTACCACCATTAATAAGTATAGGGTCATGTACTGGATGCTCTACATATACATGAATCTCTCCATGACCCCTCACTAACTCAGTCATTAACATTGCATCATTATCATTCTTAATCAGCTCGAACACCCCATTATCCCCAGGCCTTGTGTACCACAGCCTACTCACATGTGTATACCCAAAATCTCTACAGATGGCCTCAATTTCTACCTTAGACCACTTATCAGGATCACAGTTATCTACTACTCCTACCTCACCCCCCACATACTTCAGAGGATTTTCATCAAAATGGCCACCATGGTGCACATGCAAAGTAAAGAACTCGTTCATTCTGCATGCATGAGATATATAGTCAACATTATTTAATCCATTACTtagaaaaccaaaccaaacagtCAAACATGCACTGACACTATAACAATCCTAAACAAACAACACTATTTCTCAAACACAAAGCAATATAAAACTATATCTAAATGCTAACAGGGAACACATGGACCAACTTGCTCCCTTAAAGGCCAAACACAAATCACCCACCAAATAGACAACACCCACCAAACAGACAACACTATCGAAATAAAGGCATAAACTGAAATAGTGGTCCCTACGCATATTGACAGTGTGTGAAAAAAGTTAGAGAGAGACATATACGGTGTGTgcaaaagatagagagagagagagagagagagagagagagacatacacagagaaagagataaaGTGGACATTTTCGAGCTAAAGTTACCTTTTCGAGCTTCAACCCACTGCTAAAATCTTGAAACTGCTGCAGATTTGGATTGAAGCTTCAACCCACGACttactcccttgtttttttcaattttcagtgtgcgatttggggatttttttagggatttcGTTGTTTAGGGGTTTCGTTCAACTCAAAACTGGGTTTGATTTAGAGATTTTAGGGATCGGGATGAGGAATACAACGTAAGaattttagggttttctctGCAATTTGGGATTTTTGGGATCTTCGTGTAGATGATTGAGGCAGTTGAGGAGTAGGGTCACGTGGGGTCACATGAGGGGTCTGGGACGAGGGAAGACGAGGTGGACAGCTGAGGTGGCACGCACGTGAGGGGCATGTGAGTTTTGGTTGACTGGGGTGTCCACGTAGgattatcatattattattttaatgagtggGCTTGACAGGTGGAGGTCCGTTAAACACGTAGGATTATTCCGTTTCTAGCCTGACGGAaaagaccattttaaaaacgattttcgttttttagggatgacattagcaaagaaatcaattttgggaccaaaatgggaattgacccaaaatgttgggaccaaaagtgcattttcgccttaTTAAATCAAAGAAGGAAAAGATCAGTCTGTCATGCTAGGTTATGTCACGGGATTAAGGCCAAGGAGGGATCTATTTCCTTAATGCGAATAATCTCTCAGGAAGATCCTGCCGTAGAAATTAATCATTTTGAGGGAACGGGCTTGAATGGCTTATGCCCAAGCAAATTCTTTATACTCAATAGAGAGTaggcttttagagggagagaagggattagcctattggtgcatgtcTACCATTCCACCCCCTCTGTTTTTTCTTCCCGATTTTtccatctttcttctttgtttttttcacTTTGATTCTTTCCCctcccactctttttttttctccctttctcaGTGCCTACCCCTGTAGTATATAGTGATGTCGTGATTCTCTCCTAGTGATTCCTATTGCCATTATGATGATACTGTGTACGGCAAGGGTCATTTATATACTGCCTGCAGTGACtagtttttaccattttagcttttaactACTTTTGTCTGGTCTGGGTATCCTTGCCGACCACCACTGGTTTGTTAGCTGTCCAGCTACCACCAATTACTTGTGTTGGCTATGCCACTCTCCATCACCAAACAAAGAAgattattttgtttgcttgctcaCCGTGGCATTCTTATCCACCACCATGTGAGTGTTCTCTCTTGCTATCCCTCATAGCATGCACCTAGTAATTCTAGCTCATTCTCGcttcttttgggtggtatgtcatcccagcaggacatttctcccaaaaaaacCTGAGCAGAAACCCCATAATAGGCTTTCCCTTCTCCCtaccgccagaccataccctctcttacttCTGACCTATGACCCACCACTcatgtattggctgggtacaagctGGTGGTGTCTGGGCTTTGTGCATGTTCCACTTCTGTCCAAAATTTGTCTGTTGTTCATGCGTTTGCCATGGTCTGGAGACTTGTCCGTGCATTCTGCTCTCATCCTTGACCTCTTATAGCGTGACCTATTTTCCGATTTCCCATTCTTTATGGCTCGCTCCCTTTAAGGACTGGGCCTTGCTTGATAGTGGGCTTTTCTTCTCTCAGCCTACTCTTTTGCTCCTTCCATAGTCTTGCCACCATTCCTGCCATGCCACTCTGTCATTCCTGTTGCGGTGTCATTTGACCCAAGCTTGCTGGGCCTATTTTAGGTCTGCTGCGTGTTCCTCTCTCAATTGACTATAATGACCCGATATGGTCATTGGACTTACACTCATGCAACATTGGGCTTTCTTGACCCATTACATTGCTTGTGGGCTCCTTTGTCCCATTTATTTCTTCTTGGGCATCCTTGGTTTGTTTGCTTTCATTGGACATCCTCGGCTTATTTTCTAATTCTGCATTCCCATAggcttttactaactcttttgggctttCCCTAGCTTAATTACCTTACCCTTCATCTTTAGGACTCATGAGTTTTTCATCAACCCCTTACTTTCTTACtttcttactttattatttCGGGTTTGTTGTGGCCCATTatcacttttctacatcacatAATGCCCATgagtttactatttttttctcccGGCTCCTTTAGGCTCATTTGCTTTCCTCAAGGCCCATTTATTTACTCTATTggcctatgatccattattcctgtcATTCGGGCTTAATAGTTTTTTTCTATCAGTCCACTAACTCTTCCCtgcccatattgttgggcttctttcTGCTACTAGACttccaaaatgagcatcaacagaAGATAACGTGAGgatgattttttataaaaggaaaaataaataaaaataacaacaaacatataattgctttgaagaagtgggttagtagAAGAGTGATtctattttgtaagaaatgttTTATGTGAgagttagagatatatttttattgtgttatccttaagTTTTGTCCCAACTTAAACGTAAGTTGTGtggatattttgaaaaaaaaaaaaaaatctggtccaAACAAGAATaactccttaaatagtagtataaaaaaacaaaaaaatggtaaaaaaaagacTAGTATTTTGAAAAGCTAATGTGGCCTTCTTTTGCTATGTAAGAACTaatgtggccaataaaatttatacacaTCAGCatgtcattttatattttattattagacATGCTAACTATGTAAACCATTGACTGTAAGGAATCAAGTTGAAAATATAAGGAATCAAATGGATTGTAACCTcaaaaatgtagagaccaatATAGTGTTTccgcctaaaaaaaaaatagaaagaaaagtaaaagggTAAaggttaaaaagtaaaaatgtgagAATATTTTGCGAGGGAAATGAGATATTGCATCAGGTTGCAATACCCTGATCTCAGTCCCAGGTTCTCAACCCACAAACCACAAGTGTTTACATGAACTAGTAGACCCACCAGTAAAGCAGAAAAGAATGGGACAAGTTTGTTGTATTGTCTGTTAAAGTAGCTACCAAAAAATTGGACCTCCAATGGCTGCATGGCATAGAGAATCCTGGCCAGCCATAAAACATGGGTTCATCCTTATCTCTTTGCACTGTCCCTACATCCATATCGACCATAGAGACCTTTCTTTATGCCATTGTCTCTAGGCAGCTTAATAAGTACATCTAGTGAGAGCCACCAAAAAGAAGTTACTAGGGGGCTGTACATGCACCAGGGGacatgtccaaatttctttgtTCTCGTTTCCGCAATGAATATTTGGGTAAATCGTACTAGAACCCCCTGAACTTTTCCCCCCCTTATATAAGCCCCCCGTCTGTCATGCTCCATACAAATtagtagtgaaaaaaaaagggtacagAAAATCATAGTGCATTAGCATGAAAGTTCAGGAGGTGTTAATGCAATTTACCGTTGAACACACCATATCACTCGTGAAAGTCAAGAACTGGTGAAAGAAAAATTCCCATCAGTAATTTCTTATTATAAAGCCGCAGAAGATCTGTAAACGTTTACAACTACTCTCCTCCAAACCATTACCCCTGCTTATAAATTGATACATGGTATAACAATATCCATAAGGGAATGGCCGGTTAATAGAAAGGATAGAGGTAAACATATCAGAAAGGATCAGAAAAAGATGATCATTTGAACAATATACTGTACATACTGATGTAAAGAGTGACAAATGGTCTGCATGATAAATCCTACGGTCCATGTTAACTGAATTATTATCTGTCTTCATTAGTGATGACCCCTTCTAAGAACAGACAGGAACCCTCCAGATGACTTCTCCTTGTGCCTTCCCTCTCCTTCGTCTCCAACCTGTTCCGTAAACATACCAAATTTAAGCTACAATTGAATGAGATAAATGCTCGAAAGCATTGTCATGCATTCATAACAAGAACTTACCTCCTTCGCCGTTTGTTGCAGGATCTCTATAATTTCAGAGAAGTCTGGTCTTAATGCTGGATCTTGCTGCCAGCATTTCTCAAGCAGCTCAGCAAGCTTTGGATGAGTGTGCTTTGGGATAATAGGCCGTAGACCCTGAAAagcatagcaaaaaaaaatgtaatttatgttTACACGACCAGATATATTCACTTTGGTAACTGGTCCAGATGTAATTTATGTCTAAGCCAGTTTGGTAACTGGTCTCAAAGCTTGAGCTTTGatcaatataatttaaatatagttCAAATGTGACATCATTGGCTAATGGTaaatacactttttctttttattttttatttttatataagatagaatttttactctagtttaatctaagtatatatgtgtgtgaataTAGTTCAAACGTAACATCATTGGCTAATGgtaaatacactttttttttttttttttgatataagatagaatttctactctagtctaatctaagtatatatgtgtgtgaataTAGTTCAAACGTGACATCATTGGCTAATGGTAAAtacacttatttttatttattttttatttatataagatagaatttctactctagtctaatctaagtatatatgtgtgtgaagctctctcctggagacttgaaccccggcccttgtcCCCCACACCCCAGAAACACTAATACTTATTCAACAATGATATTCAGAAAATATTATACCTTCTGAACCACCCCTACAGCTGCTTGCAATGGGGTTAAGTATTCATATGGAAGCTGGCAAGAAAAACAAGAGATACTTTATTGATTAATTGAAGGGGCCAAATGCAAGAAACAAGATATCTTACTAAtattaagaaggaaaaaaaaatgctactacCAAGCAATACCTTTCCAGTTAGTAGCTCCCATAACACAATTGCAAAGCTAAAAACATCAGCCTTGTGATCGTAAGGCTTATGTTCTATAACCTTCAATGCAAAAAACGACTCTGgtaagaaaatgacaaaatgatCACTCTCCTAGTAGAAGATGAAAAACACTCCTAATAGAAGATGGAAAACTATTGCCGCCAAGCAAATAATTAATGATATAATGTATAAACCCATTCATAATAAGAAAAAGCAAAACTCGTATGGCAAGAAATTTAGATGGCTATTAGCTGTTTTCTTGTATGCCACTTTTCATCTaatctgttttttcttttctttccaattCTTTTTTCCTCGATACTCTTTTAcgacaagaaaaaaagaaatacatcaTATCTAACAAAAAGTCATGCACGACAGAGGGATGAGCAATCCTTTCCAGCACCAAAGAAAAGTTTTCACAGAAAAACCGGGAATGTCCTGGATAAAATATTCAGGATTTCAAAGACAAATTTTCTCCCTTGACTGATCCACAAGGCTTATTTTGGGAACATAGTCTTGTATTACAGCCACTGGCCTGATACCAAATTCATTatcaatattataaattaagtCTAAGAAGTTGATTGCCTTGAGAATCAGTATCATGTAAGACCAAGAAGCCCAAAACAATGTTTgtatttgtaatttaaatttctgATGTAACTGTCATATGCCTTTTTAAAGGGCAGAACGTATTAATGAAAGAAGCAGAAAAAATTATCCTAAATTCTCTTTCTTATTCCCCATTCAGGGGAGTGGTTATCTCGAATACAACCAACAACCCTTCATTTAACTCTATAAACATCAGGTTTTAACACAATGTTCTGCATGTTGCGAATTTTAATGCAAGCCCATCCAATATGATCACGTGGCCTAGCAACTGTAGCAGACCATTATCCCACCATTTCAAATGGATTCCTTTTCTACCAGTTGGTCAACCTCAACACAACAACTTACTACTCTACTGTCACCCACATTCCACTTGAAATTGATAATATAAGCAGAAATCGAAAGAAAATGTTTGTAACTTCATACCCAATGAAAGTAGCCACATAACATATTAAATTCAAGAATGGCTATATAATCCCATGGTTATTGAAAATTGTAATAAGCTATTCCATACTGTTTTCACAACAAGAAGCATCacataaaatttcataaaaaacaaatataattagaaaatatGTAGGTTTTGGAAAGGCAGATGTCAGTATACATTGGAACACTTTCAAACTTCTTATAATCAGAGGCTCCctgatttaatataaaataaattaatacctCAGGAGCCATCCACCGATATGTTCCAGTTTCTGCAGTCATAACTCCAGATTGAGTTTTTACTCTAGCAACACCAAAATCAGCAACCTTAACAACCTGAAAGGCAAAGCATATTATAAAAACTTCTTTAaacaagcatgcagaacaaTAACAGTCATGGAATGAGAGTGAAAGCTTCATCAAAATTAATCCAAACGCCTTAATAATGTAAAACCACtgagagaaacaaaaaaggTTGTTACAAATGAATTATGTATATGTAGGTACTGAGGTACACAAGATTTCAGAAGCGCTAGATATAGCTGGAGTAGTTCTGGGTTTAAAAGTAAAGCAAATATAGATAGAAAACAAGGTAGAGTAACTGTTTTAGggatgtaaaataatttcagtctACCCATAACAAACTTAAGCCCAAgtaaaaatctaaaacaaataagttgtgGTATCTTTCTTTATCATCTACTTGGTAGACAAGAAACTACCATTACTATGTAAATACAAATAAGGTCTTGTACATGCTGgaatttataaaaatcaaacagacCATTCTATGAGGGAAAGACTACTGATTTTACCAAGTATGAGATGGTCAAAAccttttgaaatattaaaccaTCAAAATATTAAACCAACAGAGATCCTTATCAAGAAAAAGAGATTATGAGGATATCTGCACTGTTACTATATATTGTGGATTTCTAAAATACACTGCATAAAAATAATACgccaaaaaaaatatgaacaagATAAATAAAACTACATTGATAAGTATACAAGTTTGAATGCCTTTTACCTCATTTTCATCCATCAAAAGATTAGCAGCCTTCAAATCTCTGTGGATTATGTTATTTTTGTGCAAGTAGTCCATTCCCTTGGAAACATCAATTGCTACTCTGATCAAGGATGGAAGCTTGAAAACTCCCTTTTGTTTATGTAAAAAGTCATACACACTTCCACCGGACATATATTCTGAAGtattaaagataaaaacaaatcttTGAAATGGAGATGACATTAAtaaagaaactctaaaagaacaaggtaccaaaataataatttatttttattaaaaaacaaataaatactgCAAATGCATTGGAATTCACCTGTTATAATGCACAAGCTTGGAGGCTTGGTGCATGCACCTATGAATTGTACAACATTCTTATGTCGAACTTTTCTGTAATGTTCAAAAGAAGTTTGTTAAAGTATGTTAAAGAGTCAAGCATTCCATAGAGAAGTTACTGTAGATCCAGCCACCCAGGGAGGGGAGGGGGAAGGGGTGTTTCAAAAGAAAACAGCAAAGTTAAGAACCAACATCATAAATGCAAACAtttaaagaagtaaaaaatacaATGTTGACAAAGACATCAAAATCCAATTGATGCTTTTCATGTGATTAGTTCTGCAATATACACTTCTTGTCTATTtgttattaaataatataattaaccCAGTTCTCCAGTTAAGTGtaagaaaaatacatatatacatcCTTCACAAATCTTTCAAATGTAGAGATCTCCTTCACTTTTGTGTCTGAATTTAAATCAACTTCTCATTGGGTTTCATTGGATAGTGCCACAAGCAGAAAGTGGCAAATGACCATCATAAACTATATACATTACATCAATTGGTGCATATTATATGTTACATGATCAAAATCAAAGCCTACACTTCCATTTTCTAGAAGAGGGGTCttaataaagaattaaagataatgctttttttttataggtgagTTTACATGGGTCAACGAAAATGAAGATGCTATGTGGGAGAGTGGGTTTGGGATTGGTTAAATGGGGATGGTTTTTGGTTCACTCAGCTATAATTTTGAATGGTACAATAATTAATTTATCGATTAAGGCAGGGAAAATGGAGGTTATGGTGATGGGAAATTGAGGTTTTGGTGATGGAGCAACTCGGAGCACAAAGGTCAGGAGGGTGGTGGTGTTTTATTATCAGTAATAAGAGTAATATTATTGAGAAAGAAAGGAAGGGAAAATACAAGGTGTTCATAATGATGAACAAAGAAAAGCAGAAAGAGCaaacaaatagaaaagaaatcaagGGGCAATTCTAAGAGAAGAATTTATACAAGTTAATCAGGCAGGTGGTAGTGTTAATGACAATTTCAAAGGTTGATACAAGATAATGTGTAAGGAAAATTTGAGGTAGGGTAAAAGGAGAGCTTAAAGGGTTTTCCAATTTCACATTTTGGATTTAGTTGGATCAAAACTTAATTTACATTCAACTCATAAAAAGAAGTTTGCTAGATTATCAAACTACTTCATCTTAACCATGTTTGGATGGGGGAAACCCAAAAGGGATGGTGGTTTATTATATGTCATttgggagggaatggaatgggtagcatttcatttcattccactCGACTCCATTTTGGGTTCAACGCCCACTTTGGGCAGAATCAAAGGAAATGTAGTACCATTTTTTAATGGAGAGTTACACATGCGACCCACAATCTCACCCTCCCCATAGAACTTGTGAGGGGAGGAGGTGTCAGTTGAGCTAGGGTTTATTGGTAAGAGAATGTAAAGCAGTTAAAAAAAGCTTTCCTTTTGAAATTACCTTCCTTGGACTCTAAATAAAAGCAAGAACAATCAACTTTTTTAACAAGTTCCCTTCCATTTCTTCTTAaaattccattcctttccataGAAACATCCAAACAATATATACAGGAATTAAATAACCTTTTCAATTTATTATCAGCATCAATTCAGTTTTCTTTCCATTCTAATATAAACTCCAAAATAGacagataaagaaaagaaaggatttGATTGTACAATATCTAAGATTAATTTAGTTTATAAATACAAGGCCTCCGGaaagaaaatttaagaacatT
This portion of the Castanea sativa cultivar Marrone di Chiusa Pesio chromosome 7, ASM4071231v1 genome encodes:
- the LOC142644540 gene encoding uncharacterized protein LOC142644540, coding for MNEFFTLHVHHGGHFDENPLKYVGGEVGVVDNCDPDKWSKVEIEAICRDFGYTHVSRLWYTRPGDNGVFELIKNDNDAMLMTELVRGHGEIHVYVEHPVHDPILINGGNGLPLDVVVQADYNDPLFVSDSENFSSSEPDHPFDGYYDGSNSENDDDWDDGGSASGRDGGSADGRAGCSADGRDGGSDGEVETLGCKRPGKEPIVEEPQQDGAVTTDSNDSLGRLM